In bacterium, one genomic interval encodes:
- a CDS encoding nucleoside deaminase, which translates to MDPTKFPDYMELAIREAEMAFEEGEVPVGAIIVHENRVIGRGHNRTEALHDASAHAEMIALSAAYSSFNDWRLENCYLFSTLEPCIMCAGASVLSRIHTIVYGAPDIRFGGCGSIVTIPTDARLNHRCEIIGGIREPEIAEMMRLFFQQVRKNKHKVN; encoded by the coding sequence ATGGATCCCACAAAATTCCCCGATTACATGGAACTGGCGATACGCGAGGCCGAGATGGCGTTCGAAGAGGGAGAGGTCCCGGTCGGCGCGATCATCGTGCACGAAAATCGTGTGATCGGGCGGGGACACAACCGGACCGAAGCATTACATGATGCTTCAGCGCATGCCGAGATGATCGCCCTCAGTGCGGCCTACAGCTCGTTCAACGACTGGCGCCTTGAGAACTGCTATCTATTTTCAACGCTCGAGCCGTGTATTATGTGCGCGGGGGCATCAGTGCTGTCGCGCATTCATACCATTGTCTATGGCGCGCCGGATATCCGTTTTGGCGGGTGCGGGTCGATTGTCACGATCCCGACTGATGCGAGATTAAATCATCGGTGCGAGATCATCGGCGGTATCAGGGAGCCGGAGATCGCGGAGATGATGCGGCTCTTTTTCCAGCAAGTGCGCAAGAACAAACATAAGGTGAATTGA
- a CDS encoding DUF853 family protein, translating into MQPLTIAIGNQPLNLLPSQANRHGLIAGATGTGKTVTMQRFAEAFSRIGVPVFLADIKGDVSGISAAGSATPKVAERLELLKIANHPFEGCPVTFWDIYGEKGMPLRTTISDMGPLLLSRLMNLSDTQSGVLTSVFKIADDHGLLLLDLKDLKAMLQFAADNSKQFTTQYGNIATASVGAIQRGLVGLEQEGADQFFGEPALELSDLMKVDEKGRGLVNILAADKLFQSPRIYATSLLWLLSELFEQLPEAGDLEKPKLVFVFDEAHLLFEDMPKALEDKIEQVVRLIRSKGVGVYFVTQNPLDIPESILGQLGNRVQHALRAYTQKDTKAVKAAAQSFRTNPGVDPEKIITELGTGEALVSLLDTKSVPMPVERAFVLPPHSQIGPIPDERRSMLIELSPLRSRYSQTIDRDSAYERLKQRAEMAAQAESEAETTRRKPSTTTRGRTPESPTDALMKGAARAIGSTLGREVVRGILGGLFGGRKR; encoded by the coding sequence GTGCAGCCGTTGACAATCGCGATCGGAAATCAACCCCTCAACCTCCTGCCGTCGCAGGCGAATCGGCATGGGCTCATCGCCGGCGCCACCGGCACCGGCAAAACTGTCACCATGCAGCGATTCGCTGAAGCATTCAGCCGGATCGGTGTGCCGGTTTTCCTGGCGGATATCAAAGGGGATGTTTCCGGTATCTCAGCCGCCGGTTCGGCGACGCCAAAAGTCGCGGAACGTCTGGAACTGCTCAAGATAGCGAATCATCCGTTCGAGGGATGTCCGGTTACGTTCTGGGATATCTACGGCGAAAAGGGGATGCCGCTTCGGACGACCATCTCCGATATGGGGCCACTGCTGTTGTCGCGGCTGATGAATCTGAGCGACACGCAGTCAGGGGTGCTGACCTCGGTATTCAAGATAGCCGATGATCACGGGCTGCTGCTTTTGGATCTCAAAGATCTCAAGGCGATGCTTCAGTTTGCGGCGGATAATTCCAAACAGTTCACGACGCAGTATGGGAATATCGCGACAGCTTCGGTTGGGGCGATCCAGCGGGGGCTGGTTGGATTGGAGCAGGAAGGGGCCGACCAGTTTTTTGGTGAACCGGCGCTCGAACTGAGCGATCTGATGAAGGTGGATGAAAAGGGGCGAGGGTTGGTCAATATCCTTGCGGCCGATAAGCTCTTTCAATCACCGCGAATTTATGCTACCTCGCTGTTGTGGTTGTTGTCGGAGCTGTTCGAACAGCTCCCGGAGGCAGGGGATCTGGAAAAGCCAAAGCTCGTATTCGTTTTCGATGAAGCGCACCTCTTGTTCGAAGATATGCCGAAAGCGCTCGAAGATAAGATAGAGCAGGTGGTGCGCCTGATCCGGTCAAAAGGGGTGGGAGTATATTTCGTGACGCAGAACCCGCTCGACATACCGGAATCAATTCTCGGTCAATTGGGGAATCGGGTGCAACATGCCCTGAGAGCCTACACCCAGAAGGATACCAAAGCGGTCAAAGCGGCGGCGCAGTCATTTCGGACCAATCCCGGAGTCGATCCTGAAAAGATCATCACCGAACTGGGGACCGGAGAAGCACTCGTTTCGTTGCTGGATACTAAGTCAGTACCGATGCCGGTTGAGCGGGCGTTTGTTCTTCCACCACACAGCCAGATCGGACCGATTCCAGATGAACGCCGAAGCATGTTGATAGAACTTTCACCCCTTCGCTCTCGATACTCGCAGACGATTGACCGGGATTCCGCCTATGAGCGACTGAAACAGCGCGCGGAGATGGCGGCCCAGGCAGAGAGTGAGGCCGAGACGACTCGTCGGAAACCTAGCACGACAACTCGCGGACGTACACCCGAGAGTCCGACCGATGCTCTAATGAAGGGGGCGGCGCGAGCGATAGGGAGTACGCTTGGGCGAGAAGTAGTCCGCGGAATACTCGGTGGTCTGTTTGGCGGACGAAAGCGGTAG